From the genome of Bubalus bubalis isolate 160015118507 breed Murrah chromosome 2, NDDB_SH_1, whole genome shotgun sequence, one region includes:
- the CRISP1 gene encoding cysteine-rich secretory protein 1, with amino-acid sequence MTMKCFLFLAIAAGCLPVLIIKTKPAKVPYDTLLTELEAVQEEIVTAHNILRRGVSPPASNMLKMNWSEEAAQNARMLSKDCELVQSNALKRRITNTFCGENMHLTSYPISWSNVIRIWYSESKYFQYGEWTLTDDDVTTDHYTQVVWATSYLIGCGMSSCHKGIHYLYICHYCHEGNDPDKKNVPYNKGSPCGDCPNNCEDKLCTNPCIYYDEYNNCNTQTQRLGCNHLSVQRLCKASCMCQTEIK; translated from the exons ATGACAATGAAATGCTTCTTGTTTCTGGCCATTGCTGCTGGCTGCCTGCCTGTTTTGATTATAAAA ACAAAACCAGCCAAAGTTCCATATGATACACTCCTTACAGAACTGGAGGCTGTCCAAGAAGAAATTGTTACTGCACATAACATCCTCAGGAGAGGAGTGTCTCCACCAGCCAGCAACATGCTGAAAATG AATTGGAGTGAAGAAGCTGCACAAAATGCCAGAATGTTGTCAAAGGATTGTGAATTGGTACAAAGCAATGCACTCAAGAGGCGAATTACAA ATACTTTTTGTGGAGAAAATATGCATCTGACATCTTATCCTATCTCATGGTCAAATGTGATCAGGATCTGGTACAGTGAGTCTAAATATTTCCAGTATGGGGAATGGACATTGACAGATGATGACGTGACAACTGACCATTACACTCAG GTTGTTTGGGCCACTTCTTATCTTATTGGCTGTGGCATGTCATCGTGTCATAAAGGAATTCACTATCTCTACATTTGTCACTATTGTCATGA ggGAAATGATCCTGACAAGAAGAATGTACCTTATAATAAGGGAAGTCCATGTGGAGACTGTCCAAATAACTGTGAAGATAAACTATGTA CAAACCCCTGCATCTACTACGATGAATACAATAACTGTAATACACAAACTCAACGTCTTGGCTGCAACCACCTGTCAGTTCAAAGACTCTGCAAAGCTAGTTGTATGTGTCAAACTGAGATAAAATAG